A single Hippocampus zosterae strain Florida chromosome 19, ASM2543408v3, whole genome shotgun sequence DNA region contains:
- the dtnba gene encoding dystrobrevin, beta a isoform X1 produces the protein MVMEAGGRAERRRGDPLATGASRRRILVELSDQNLDAICLSAYRTACKLRFIQKRCNLHLIDIYNVIEAVRDAGLNAVELNAGISVTRLENLVSSLFNQLSKRLPTTHPIKPRESTVLFVDFILAAIESEPESRLTVFSVKAILAVLCGGKLVDKLRYVFSQISDSSGVMVLSKCDHFLLEALKLPCAVQEGPSFGYTNNIVHSCFPHQKRVMLNMFLGIVSDPPPCLVWLPLMHRLANVENVYHPVSCSYCRSDGMTGLRYRCLRCRGYQLCQNCFWRGNANGSHSDQHQMKEHSSWKSPATKLGRALGKTLGCVSSREASHPVYPEEPERTLNLANIVPSQPVANPSPAMMLSSSAPESSKSSLAAARRMNEEHALIAAYVNRLQSSPRGARSPGRQDEEHKLIARYTSRLAETESSGVIPTRSINFDVNKQKRELIAQLESKNREILAEIKRLRSEHDAVCQPGPEKGATNPTLLAELRLLRQRKDELEQRMSSLQESRRELMVQLEGLMKLLKDEEQRQAAQAAGSSHTFATRLSPSPARSVGTASPQMYSPQDSLAGVGGDVQEAFAQGTRRNLRNDLLVAADSITNTVSSLVKELHSDEGREEEERLLNGKDRAG, from the exons ATGGTGATGGAGGCGGGGGGCCGGGCAGAGAGAAGGAGGGGGGACCCACTTGCCACGGGAGCATCCAGAAGGCGGATCCTGGTGGAGCTCT CGGatcagaacctcgatgccatcTGTCTCTCCGCATATCGAACAGCCTGCAAGCTGAGATTCATACAGAAGAGATGTAACT TGCATCTCATCGACATATACAACGTCATCGAAGCGGTGCGCGACGCCGGTCTGAATGCCGTGGAATTAAACGCTGGCATTTCTGTGACCAGGCTGGAGAACCTGGTCTCCTCCCTGTTCAACCAGCTCAGCAAGCGCCTGCCCACCACACATCCAATTAAGCCACGAGAGAGTACTGTCCTGTTTGTTGATTTCATACTAGCCGCCATTGAGAG cgaACCAGAGAGCCGACTGACAGTGTTCTCGGTGAAGGCAATTCTGGCTGTGCTATGCGGAGGGAAACTCGTGGACAAACTCCGCT ATGTGTTTTCTCAGATCTCGGACTCCAGCGGTGTGATGGTGCTGTCCAAATGTGACCATTTCCTGTTGGAGGCTCTCAAGTTGCCCTGCGCTGTGCAAGAAGGACCGTCCTTTGGCTACACAAATAACATTGTCCACTCCTGCTTCCCCCACCAG AAGAGGGTGATGCTCAACATGTTCCTGGGCATTGTATCTGACCCTCCTCCGTGTCTCGTCTGGCTGCCCCTCATGCATCGCCTCGCCAACGTGGAAAACG TCTACCATCCCGTCTCGTGTTCCTACTGCCGTAGCGACGGGATGACGGGCTTACGCTACCGCTGCCTGCGTTGCCGAGGGTACCAGCTTTGCCAAAACTGCTTCTGGCGTGGAAATGCCAACGGCTCTCATAGCGACCAGCATCAGATGAAGGAGCACTCGTCCTGG AAGTCGCCTGCAACCAAGCTGGGCCGAGCCTTGGGCAAAACTTTGGGTTGCGTATCATCCAGGGAAGCCTCCCACCCGGTTTACCCAGAAGAACCTGAGAGGACCCTCAATCTCGCTAATATCGT CCCTTCTCAACCTGTTGCGAACCCGAGTCCGGCCATGATGCTGTCTTCATCGGCACCGGAGTCCTCCAAGAG CAGTTTGGCAGCAGCTCGGCGCATGAATGAGGAGCACGCTTTGATCGCCGCTTATGTGAACCGCCTCCAAAGCAGCCCACG CGGCGCACGCAGCCCCGGCAGACAAGACGAGGAGCACAAACTCATCGCCCGCTACACTTCTCGACTGGCGGAGACTGAAAGCTCAGGG gtcaTACCCACTCGAAGCATCAACTTTGATGTAAACAAACAGAAGAGGGAGCTCATCGCTCAGCTGGAATCCAAAAACAG AGAGATTTTGGCAGAGATCAAGCGCCTGCGTTCAGAACACGACGCCGTGTGCCAGCCCGGTCCAGAAAAGGGCGCTACCAACCCGACTCTCCTGGCCGAGCTTCGCCTGCTCAG ACAGAGGAAAGATGAGCTGGAGCAGAGGATGTCGTCTCTGCAAGAGAGCAGGAGAGAACTGATGGTCCAGCTGGAGGGACTGATGAAGCTGCTCAAG GATGAGGAACAGCGACAGGCA GCGCAGGCCGCGGGATCCTCTCACACTTTTGCCACCCGGCTGAGCCCTTCGCCTGCCCGCTCGGTTGGTACGGCGTCGCCGCAGATGTATTCGCCCCAAGACTCCCTTGCCGGTGTGGGCGGGGATGTCCAGGAGGCCTTTGCCCAAG GCACCAGGCGAAACTTGAGGAATGACCTTCTAGTAGCAGCCGACTCCATTACCAACACCGTGTCCTCACTGGTCAAAGAGCTTCATTCTG ATGAAGGccgagaggaagaggagagattGCTCAACGGGAAGGACAGAG CAGGTTAA
- the dtnba gene encoding dystrobrevin, beta a isoform X3, with amino-acid sequence MVMEAGGRAERRRGDPLATGASRRRILVELSDQNLDAICLSAYRTACKLRFIQKRCNLHLIDIYNVIEAVRDAGLNAVELNAGISVTRLENLVSSLFNQLSKRLPTTHPIKPRESTVLFVDFILAAIESEPESRLTVFSVKAILAVLCGGKLVDKLRYVFSQISDSSGVMVLSKCDHFLLEALKLPCAVQEGPSFGYTNNIVHSCFPHQKRVMLNMFLGIVSDPPPCLVWLPLMHRLANVENVYHPVSCSYCRSDGMTGLRYRCLRCRGYQLCQNCFWRGNANGSHSDQHQMKEHSSWKSPATKLGRALGKTLGCVSSREASHPVYPEEPERTLNLANIVPSQPVANPSPAMMLSSSAPESSKSSLAAARRMNEEHALIAAYVNRLQSSPRGARSPGRQDEEHKLIARYTSRLAETESSGVIPTRSINFDVNKQKRELIAQLESKNREILAEIKRLRSEHDAVCQPGPEKGATNPTLLAELRLLRQRKDELEQRMSSLQESRRELMVQLEGLMKLLKDEEQRQAAQAAGSSHTFATRLSPSPARSVGTASPQMYSPQDSLAGVGGDVQEAFAQGTRRNLRNDLLVAADSITNTVSSLVKELHSDEGREEEERLLNGKDRG; translated from the exons ATGGTGATGGAGGCGGGGGGCCGGGCAGAGAGAAGGAGGGGGGACCCACTTGCCACGGGAGCATCCAGAAGGCGGATCCTGGTGGAGCTCT CGGatcagaacctcgatgccatcTGTCTCTCCGCATATCGAACAGCCTGCAAGCTGAGATTCATACAGAAGAGATGTAACT TGCATCTCATCGACATATACAACGTCATCGAAGCGGTGCGCGACGCCGGTCTGAATGCCGTGGAATTAAACGCTGGCATTTCTGTGACCAGGCTGGAGAACCTGGTCTCCTCCCTGTTCAACCAGCTCAGCAAGCGCCTGCCCACCACACATCCAATTAAGCCACGAGAGAGTACTGTCCTGTTTGTTGATTTCATACTAGCCGCCATTGAGAG cgaACCAGAGAGCCGACTGACAGTGTTCTCGGTGAAGGCAATTCTGGCTGTGCTATGCGGAGGGAAACTCGTGGACAAACTCCGCT ATGTGTTTTCTCAGATCTCGGACTCCAGCGGTGTGATGGTGCTGTCCAAATGTGACCATTTCCTGTTGGAGGCTCTCAAGTTGCCCTGCGCTGTGCAAGAAGGACCGTCCTTTGGCTACACAAATAACATTGTCCACTCCTGCTTCCCCCACCAG AAGAGGGTGATGCTCAACATGTTCCTGGGCATTGTATCTGACCCTCCTCCGTGTCTCGTCTGGCTGCCCCTCATGCATCGCCTCGCCAACGTGGAAAACG TCTACCATCCCGTCTCGTGTTCCTACTGCCGTAGCGACGGGATGACGGGCTTACGCTACCGCTGCCTGCGTTGCCGAGGGTACCAGCTTTGCCAAAACTGCTTCTGGCGTGGAAATGCCAACGGCTCTCATAGCGACCAGCATCAGATGAAGGAGCACTCGTCCTGG AAGTCGCCTGCAACCAAGCTGGGCCGAGCCTTGGGCAAAACTTTGGGTTGCGTATCATCCAGGGAAGCCTCCCACCCGGTTTACCCAGAAGAACCTGAGAGGACCCTCAATCTCGCTAATATCGT CCCTTCTCAACCTGTTGCGAACCCGAGTCCGGCCATGATGCTGTCTTCATCGGCACCGGAGTCCTCCAAGAG CAGTTTGGCAGCAGCTCGGCGCATGAATGAGGAGCACGCTTTGATCGCCGCTTATGTGAACCGCCTCCAAAGCAGCCCACG CGGCGCACGCAGCCCCGGCAGACAAGACGAGGAGCACAAACTCATCGCCCGCTACACTTCTCGACTGGCGGAGACTGAAAGCTCAGGG gtcaTACCCACTCGAAGCATCAACTTTGATGTAAACAAACAGAAGAGGGAGCTCATCGCTCAGCTGGAATCCAAAAACAG AGAGATTTTGGCAGAGATCAAGCGCCTGCGTTCAGAACACGACGCCGTGTGCCAGCCCGGTCCAGAAAAGGGCGCTACCAACCCGACTCTCCTGGCCGAGCTTCGCCTGCTCAG ACAGAGGAAAGATGAGCTGGAGCAGAGGATGTCGTCTCTGCAAGAGAGCAGGAGAGAACTGATGGTCCAGCTGGAGGGACTGATGAAGCTGCTCAAG GATGAGGAACAGCGACAGGCA GCGCAGGCCGCGGGATCCTCTCACACTTTTGCCACCCGGCTGAGCCCTTCGCCTGCCCGCTCGGTTGGTACGGCGTCGCCGCAGATGTATTCGCCCCAAGACTCCCTTGCCGGTGTGGGCGGGGATGTCCAGGAGGCCTTTGCCCAAG GCACCAGGCGAAACTTGAGGAATGACCTTCTAGTAGCAGCCGACTCCATTACCAACACCGTGTCCTCACTGGTCAAAGAGCTTCATTCTG ATGAAGGccgagaggaagaggagagattGCTCAACGGGAAGGACAGAG GTTAA
- the dtnba gene encoding dystrobrevin, beta a isoform X5: protein MVMEAGGRAERRRGDPLATGASRRRILVELSDQNLDAICLSAYRTACKLRFIQKRCNLHLIDIYNVIEAVRDAGLNAVELNAGISVTRLENLVSSLFNQLSKRLPTTHPIKPRESTVLFVDFILAAIESEPESRLTVFSVKAILAVLCGGKLVDKLRYVFSQISDSSGVMVLSKCDHFLLEALKLPCAVQEGPSFGYTNNIVHSCFPHQKRVMLNMFLGIVSDPPPCLVWLPLMHRLANVENVYHPVSCSYCRSDGMTGLRYRCLRCRGYQLCQNCFWRGNANGSHSDQHQMKEHSSWKSPATKLGRALGKTLGCVSSREASHPVYPEEPERTLNLANIVPSQPVANPSPAMMLSSSAPESSKSGARSPGRQDEEHKLIARYTSRLAETESSGVIPTRSINFDVNKQKRELIAQLESKNREILAEIKRLRSEHDAVCQPGPEKGATNPTLLAELRLLRQRKDELEQRMSSLQESRRELMVQLEGLMKLLKDEEQRQAAQAAGSSHTFATRLSPSPARSVGTASPQMYSPQDSLAGVGGDVQEAFAQGTRRNLRNDLLVAADSITNTVSSLVKELHSDEGREEEERLLNGKDRAG from the exons ATGGTGATGGAGGCGGGGGGCCGGGCAGAGAGAAGGAGGGGGGACCCACTTGCCACGGGAGCATCCAGAAGGCGGATCCTGGTGGAGCTCT CGGatcagaacctcgatgccatcTGTCTCTCCGCATATCGAACAGCCTGCAAGCTGAGATTCATACAGAAGAGATGTAACT TGCATCTCATCGACATATACAACGTCATCGAAGCGGTGCGCGACGCCGGTCTGAATGCCGTGGAATTAAACGCTGGCATTTCTGTGACCAGGCTGGAGAACCTGGTCTCCTCCCTGTTCAACCAGCTCAGCAAGCGCCTGCCCACCACACATCCAATTAAGCCACGAGAGAGTACTGTCCTGTTTGTTGATTTCATACTAGCCGCCATTGAGAG cgaACCAGAGAGCCGACTGACAGTGTTCTCGGTGAAGGCAATTCTGGCTGTGCTATGCGGAGGGAAACTCGTGGACAAACTCCGCT ATGTGTTTTCTCAGATCTCGGACTCCAGCGGTGTGATGGTGCTGTCCAAATGTGACCATTTCCTGTTGGAGGCTCTCAAGTTGCCCTGCGCTGTGCAAGAAGGACCGTCCTTTGGCTACACAAATAACATTGTCCACTCCTGCTTCCCCCACCAG AAGAGGGTGATGCTCAACATGTTCCTGGGCATTGTATCTGACCCTCCTCCGTGTCTCGTCTGGCTGCCCCTCATGCATCGCCTCGCCAACGTGGAAAACG TCTACCATCCCGTCTCGTGTTCCTACTGCCGTAGCGACGGGATGACGGGCTTACGCTACCGCTGCCTGCGTTGCCGAGGGTACCAGCTTTGCCAAAACTGCTTCTGGCGTGGAAATGCCAACGGCTCTCATAGCGACCAGCATCAGATGAAGGAGCACTCGTCCTGG AAGTCGCCTGCAACCAAGCTGGGCCGAGCCTTGGGCAAAACTTTGGGTTGCGTATCATCCAGGGAAGCCTCCCACCCGGTTTACCCAGAAGAACCTGAGAGGACCCTCAATCTCGCTAATATCGT CCCTTCTCAACCTGTTGCGAACCCGAGTCCGGCCATGATGCTGTCTTCATCGGCACCGGAGTCCTCCAAGAG CGGCGCACGCAGCCCCGGCAGACAAGACGAGGAGCACAAACTCATCGCCCGCTACACTTCTCGACTGGCGGAGACTGAAAGCTCAGGG gtcaTACCCACTCGAAGCATCAACTTTGATGTAAACAAACAGAAGAGGGAGCTCATCGCTCAGCTGGAATCCAAAAACAG AGAGATTTTGGCAGAGATCAAGCGCCTGCGTTCAGAACACGACGCCGTGTGCCAGCCCGGTCCAGAAAAGGGCGCTACCAACCCGACTCTCCTGGCCGAGCTTCGCCTGCTCAG ACAGAGGAAAGATGAGCTGGAGCAGAGGATGTCGTCTCTGCAAGAGAGCAGGAGAGAACTGATGGTCCAGCTGGAGGGACTGATGAAGCTGCTCAAG GATGAGGAACAGCGACAGGCA GCGCAGGCCGCGGGATCCTCTCACACTTTTGCCACCCGGCTGAGCCCTTCGCCTGCCCGCTCGGTTGGTACGGCGTCGCCGCAGATGTATTCGCCCCAAGACTCCCTTGCCGGTGTGGGCGGGGATGTCCAGGAGGCCTTTGCCCAAG GCACCAGGCGAAACTTGAGGAATGACCTTCTAGTAGCAGCCGACTCCATTACCAACACCGTGTCCTCACTGGTCAAAGAGCTTCATTCTG ATGAAGGccgagaggaagaggagagattGCTCAACGGGAAGGACAGAG CAGGTTAA
- the dtnba gene encoding dystrobrevin, beta a isoform X6 encodes MVMEAGGRAERRRGDPLATGASRRRILVELSDQNLDAICLSAYRTACKLRFIQKRCNLHLIDIYNVIEAVRDAGLNAVELNAGISVTRLENLVSSLFNQLSKRLPTTHPIKPRESTVLFVDFILAAIESEPESRLTVFSVKAILAVLCGGKLVDKLRYVFSQISDSSGVMVLSKCDHFLLEALKLPCAVQEGPSFGYTNNIVHSCFPHQKRVMLNMFLGIVSDPPPCLVWLPLMHRLANVENVYHPVSCSYCRSDGMTGLRYRCLRCRGYQLCQNCFWRGNANGSHSDQHQMKEHSSWKSPATKLGRALGKTLGCVSSREASHPVYPEEPERTLNLANIVPSQPVANPSPAMMLSSSAPESSKSLAAARRMNEEHALIAAYVNRLQSSPRGARSPGRQDEEHKLIARYTSRLAETESSGVIPTRSINFDVNKQKRELIAQLESKNREILAEIKRLRSEHDAVCQPGPEKGATNPTLLAELRLLRQRKDELEQRMSSLQESRRELMVQLEGLMKLLKAQAAGSSHTFATRLSPSPARSVGTASPQMYSPQDSLAGVGGDVQEAFAQGTRRNLRNDLLVAADSITNTVSSLVKELHSDEGREEEERLLNGKDRAG; translated from the exons ATGGTGATGGAGGCGGGGGGCCGGGCAGAGAGAAGGAGGGGGGACCCACTTGCCACGGGAGCATCCAGAAGGCGGATCCTGGTGGAGCTCT CGGatcagaacctcgatgccatcTGTCTCTCCGCATATCGAACAGCCTGCAAGCTGAGATTCATACAGAAGAGATGTAACT TGCATCTCATCGACATATACAACGTCATCGAAGCGGTGCGCGACGCCGGTCTGAATGCCGTGGAATTAAACGCTGGCATTTCTGTGACCAGGCTGGAGAACCTGGTCTCCTCCCTGTTCAACCAGCTCAGCAAGCGCCTGCCCACCACACATCCAATTAAGCCACGAGAGAGTACTGTCCTGTTTGTTGATTTCATACTAGCCGCCATTGAGAG cgaACCAGAGAGCCGACTGACAGTGTTCTCGGTGAAGGCAATTCTGGCTGTGCTATGCGGAGGGAAACTCGTGGACAAACTCCGCT ATGTGTTTTCTCAGATCTCGGACTCCAGCGGTGTGATGGTGCTGTCCAAATGTGACCATTTCCTGTTGGAGGCTCTCAAGTTGCCCTGCGCTGTGCAAGAAGGACCGTCCTTTGGCTACACAAATAACATTGTCCACTCCTGCTTCCCCCACCAG AAGAGGGTGATGCTCAACATGTTCCTGGGCATTGTATCTGACCCTCCTCCGTGTCTCGTCTGGCTGCCCCTCATGCATCGCCTCGCCAACGTGGAAAACG TCTACCATCCCGTCTCGTGTTCCTACTGCCGTAGCGACGGGATGACGGGCTTACGCTACCGCTGCCTGCGTTGCCGAGGGTACCAGCTTTGCCAAAACTGCTTCTGGCGTGGAAATGCCAACGGCTCTCATAGCGACCAGCATCAGATGAAGGAGCACTCGTCCTGG AAGTCGCCTGCAACCAAGCTGGGCCGAGCCTTGGGCAAAACTTTGGGTTGCGTATCATCCAGGGAAGCCTCCCACCCGGTTTACCCAGAAGAACCTGAGAGGACCCTCAATCTCGCTAATATCGT CCCTTCTCAACCTGTTGCGAACCCGAGTCCGGCCATGATGCTGTCTTCATCGGCACCGGAGTCCTCCAAGAG TTTGGCAGCAGCTCGGCGCATGAATGAGGAGCACGCTTTGATCGCCGCTTATGTGAACCGCCTCCAAAGCAGCCCACG CGGCGCACGCAGCCCCGGCAGACAAGACGAGGAGCACAAACTCATCGCCCGCTACACTTCTCGACTGGCGGAGACTGAAAGCTCAGGG gtcaTACCCACTCGAAGCATCAACTTTGATGTAAACAAACAGAAGAGGGAGCTCATCGCTCAGCTGGAATCCAAAAACAG AGAGATTTTGGCAGAGATCAAGCGCCTGCGTTCAGAACACGACGCCGTGTGCCAGCCCGGTCCAGAAAAGGGCGCTACCAACCCGACTCTCCTGGCCGAGCTTCGCCTGCTCAG ACAGAGGAAAGATGAGCTGGAGCAGAGGATGTCGTCTCTGCAAGAGAGCAGGAGAGAACTGATGGTCCAGCTGGAGGGACTGATGAAGCTGCTCAAG GCGCAGGCCGCGGGATCCTCTCACACTTTTGCCACCCGGCTGAGCCCTTCGCCTGCCCGCTCGGTTGGTACGGCGTCGCCGCAGATGTATTCGCCCCAAGACTCCCTTGCCGGTGTGGGCGGGGATGTCCAGGAGGCCTTTGCCCAAG GCACCAGGCGAAACTTGAGGAATGACCTTCTAGTAGCAGCCGACTCCATTACCAACACCGTGTCCTCACTGGTCAAAGAGCTTCATTCTG ATGAAGGccgagaggaagaggagagattGCTCAACGGGAAGGACAGAG CAGGTTAA
- the dtnba gene encoding dystrobrevin, beta a isoform X4 encodes MVMEAGGRAERRRGDPLATGASRRRILVELSDQNLDAICLSAYRTACKLRFIQKRCNLHLIDIYNVIEAVRDAGLNAVELNAGISVTRLENLVSSLFNQLSKRLPTTHPIKPRESTVLFVDFILAAIESEPESRLTVFSVKAILAVLCGGKLVDKLRYVFSQISDSSGVMVLSKCDHFLLEALKLPCAVQEGPSFGYTNNIVHSCFPHQKRVMLNMFLGIVSDPPPCLVWLPLMHRLANVENVYHPVSCSYCRSDGMTGLRYRCLRCRGYQLCQNCFWRGNANGSHSDQHQMKEHSSWKSPATKLGRALGKTLGCVSSREASHPVYPEEPERTLNLANIVPSQPVANPSPAMMLSSSAPESSKSSLAAARRMNEEHALIAAYVNRLQSSPRGARSPGRQDEEHKLIARYTSRLAETESSGVIPTRSINFDVNKQKRELIAQLESKNREILAEIKRLRSEHDAVCQPGPEKGATNPTLLAELRLLRQRKDELEQRMSSLQESRRELMVQLEGLMKLLKAQAAGSSHTFATRLSPSPARSVGTASPQMYSPQDSLAGVGGDVQEAFAQGTRRNLRNDLLVAADSITNTVSSLVKELHSDEGREEEERLLNGKDRAG; translated from the exons ATGGTGATGGAGGCGGGGGGCCGGGCAGAGAGAAGGAGGGGGGACCCACTTGCCACGGGAGCATCCAGAAGGCGGATCCTGGTGGAGCTCT CGGatcagaacctcgatgccatcTGTCTCTCCGCATATCGAACAGCCTGCAAGCTGAGATTCATACAGAAGAGATGTAACT TGCATCTCATCGACATATACAACGTCATCGAAGCGGTGCGCGACGCCGGTCTGAATGCCGTGGAATTAAACGCTGGCATTTCTGTGACCAGGCTGGAGAACCTGGTCTCCTCCCTGTTCAACCAGCTCAGCAAGCGCCTGCCCACCACACATCCAATTAAGCCACGAGAGAGTACTGTCCTGTTTGTTGATTTCATACTAGCCGCCATTGAGAG cgaACCAGAGAGCCGACTGACAGTGTTCTCGGTGAAGGCAATTCTGGCTGTGCTATGCGGAGGGAAACTCGTGGACAAACTCCGCT ATGTGTTTTCTCAGATCTCGGACTCCAGCGGTGTGATGGTGCTGTCCAAATGTGACCATTTCCTGTTGGAGGCTCTCAAGTTGCCCTGCGCTGTGCAAGAAGGACCGTCCTTTGGCTACACAAATAACATTGTCCACTCCTGCTTCCCCCACCAG AAGAGGGTGATGCTCAACATGTTCCTGGGCATTGTATCTGACCCTCCTCCGTGTCTCGTCTGGCTGCCCCTCATGCATCGCCTCGCCAACGTGGAAAACG TCTACCATCCCGTCTCGTGTTCCTACTGCCGTAGCGACGGGATGACGGGCTTACGCTACCGCTGCCTGCGTTGCCGAGGGTACCAGCTTTGCCAAAACTGCTTCTGGCGTGGAAATGCCAACGGCTCTCATAGCGACCAGCATCAGATGAAGGAGCACTCGTCCTGG AAGTCGCCTGCAACCAAGCTGGGCCGAGCCTTGGGCAAAACTTTGGGTTGCGTATCATCCAGGGAAGCCTCCCACCCGGTTTACCCAGAAGAACCTGAGAGGACCCTCAATCTCGCTAATATCGT CCCTTCTCAACCTGTTGCGAACCCGAGTCCGGCCATGATGCTGTCTTCATCGGCACCGGAGTCCTCCAAGAG CAGTTTGGCAGCAGCTCGGCGCATGAATGAGGAGCACGCTTTGATCGCCGCTTATGTGAACCGCCTCCAAAGCAGCCCACG CGGCGCACGCAGCCCCGGCAGACAAGACGAGGAGCACAAACTCATCGCCCGCTACACTTCTCGACTGGCGGAGACTGAAAGCTCAGGG gtcaTACCCACTCGAAGCATCAACTTTGATGTAAACAAACAGAAGAGGGAGCTCATCGCTCAGCTGGAATCCAAAAACAG AGAGATTTTGGCAGAGATCAAGCGCCTGCGTTCAGAACACGACGCCGTGTGCCAGCCCGGTCCAGAAAAGGGCGCTACCAACCCGACTCTCCTGGCCGAGCTTCGCCTGCTCAG ACAGAGGAAAGATGAGCTGGAGCAGAGGATGTCGTCTCTGCAAGAGAGCAGGAGAGAACTGATGGTCCAGCTGGAGGGACTGATGAAGCTGCTCAAG GCGCAGGCCGCGGGATCCTCTCACACTTTTGCCACCCGGCTGAGCCCTTCGCCTGCCCGCTCGGTTGGTACGGCGTCGCCGCAGATGTATTCGCCCCAAGACTCCCTTGCCGGTGTGGGCGGGGATGTCCAGGAGGCCTTTGCCCAAG GCACCAGGCGAAACTTGAGGAATGACCTTCTAGTAGCAGCCGACTCCATTACCAACACCGTGTCCTCACTGGTCAAAGAGCTTCATTCTG ATGAAGGccgagaggaagaggagagattGCTCAACGGGAAGGACAGAG CAGGTTAA